From a region of the Thermomonas sp. HDW16 genome:
- the plsY gene encoding glycerol-3-phosphate 1-O-acyltransferase PlsY translates to MSPHLLTASLLLFAYLLGSVSGSLVLGRLRGVDIRQHGSGNAGGTNAFRTLGWKFALGVALFDIGKGVLATWIALRYAPVGQALSVTAHGYLAATAAVLGHVWPLWHGFRGGKGAATAVGGLLVLWPWSIPVLLLAWLLVLTSTGYVGLATVAAGACLPLLAWWSDAEAPRMWFAIGIALYLAFTHRSNLQRLWNGNESRFERARLLHKLYRGQGR, encoded by the coding sequence ATGTCGCCGCATCTCCTGACCGCATCGCTGCTGCTGTTCGCGTATCTGCTCGGCTCCGTCTCGGGCAGCCTGGTGCTGGGGCGCCTACGCGGCGTCGACATCCGCCAGCACGGCAGCGGCAACGCGGGTGGCACCAACGCGTTCCGCACGCTGGGCTGGAAATTCGCGCTGGGCGTGGCCCTGTTCGATATCGGCAAGGGCGTGTTGGCGACATGGATCGCACTGCGTTACGCGCCCGTCGGCCAAGCGTTGAGCGTCACCGCGCATGGCTACCTGGCGGCGACGGCGGCGGTGCTCGGTCATGTCTGGCCGCTATGGCACGGCTTCCGCGGCGGCAAGGGCGCGGCGACCGCGGTCGGCGGCCTGCTGGTGCTGTGGCCATGGTCGATCCCGGTGCTGCTGCTGGCCTGGCTGCTGGTGCTGACCAGCACCGGCTACGTCGGTCTGGCCACGGTGGCTGCCGGTGCCTGCCTGCCGTTGCTGGCATGGTGGAGTGATGCGGAAGCGCCACGCATGTGGTTCGCGATCGGCATCGCGCTGTATCTCGCCTTCACCCATCGCAGCAACCTGCAGCGCTTGTGGAACGGCAACGAATCGCGCTTCGAACGCGCGCGCCTGTTGCACAAGCTGTATCGCGGGCAGGGTCGATGA
- a CDS encoding DegV family protein, translated as MPESAKPVPAVTAAALRRALIAGTRRVIAARDELNRINVFPVPDGDTGSNLSSTLGHVLQGALSRRSRHIGELLVRIGNDAIDGARGNSGAIMAQFLYGLAEHARNAPALDAQTLADAVRRGADSARSALAHPVEGTILSVIAAFADALEEAARQHSADPQGGFATALQRARSALADTPKQMAVLQKAGVVDAGARGFVDWLEGIAEYVEGGPRALRMRGAMPAANDAGEMPAHVHEDVDPARRYCTECLVLGEGIDRAAMQAALAALDIDSLVVAGGATRVRVHGHVGTPQTLFDACATFGNVEAMKADDMVLQQRSAESPGKVAVVADSAGDLPAEIAERYGIHIVPVRVSLDGRDYLDRLGLTAGEFYRRMAISEKLPQTSQPPTGDFRRLFEHVLAYQPGAVYVGLSRPLSGTLQAGETAARGFSKPVRVFDTGHACAGEALLAWRAGEMADAGADADAIEAELVRLKPLTRTWALARDISHAVRGGRIPRWAEPMVRYSGLLPIAAIKPDGKLSIAGGLFARKQAPEAFARYIAKRTPRAQGWRLIVGHSDALADGERLLAALRERLPIAEAHLIEVGPAVGAHAGPGTLVVGLQPAPL; from the coding sequence ATGCCCGAATCCGCCAAACCAGTACCCGCCGTCACCGCTGCTGCCTTGCGACGCGCCTTGATCGCCGGTACCCGCCGGGTGATTGCCGCGCGCGACGAGCTCAACCGCATCAACGTGTTCCCGGTGCCGGATGGCGATACCGGCAGCAACCTGTCCTCGACCCTGGGCCATGTGCTGCAGGGTGCGTTGAGCCGTCGCAGCCGGCATATCGGCGAGTTGCTGGTGCGGATCGGCAACGATGCCATCGACGGTGCGCGCGGCAATTCCGGCGCGATCATGGCGCAGTTCCTGTACGGGCTGGCCGAACACGCCCGCAACGCGCCCGCGCTCGATGCGCAAACCCTGGCCGACGCGGTGCGTCGCGGTGCCGACAGCGCGCGCTCGGCGCTGGCGCATCCGGTGGAAGGCACCATCCTCAGCGTGATCGCGGCCTTCGCCGATGCATTGGAGGAGGCCGCCCGCCAGCACTCGGCAGATCCGCAAGGCGGTTTCGCGACGGCGCTGCAACGCGCCCGCAGCGCACTGGCCGACACCCCGAAGCAGATGGCCGTGCTGCAGAAAGCCGGCGTGGTCGATGCCGGCGCCCGCGGCTTCGTCGATTGGCTGGAAGGCATCGCCGAATACGTCGAAGGCGGCCCGCGTGCATTGCGCATGCGCGGGGCGATGCCGGCGGCGAACGATGCCGGCGAAATGCCGGCGCATGTGCACGAAGACGTGGATCCCGCGCGACGCTATTGCACCGAATGCCTGGTGCTGGGCGAGGGTATCGATCGTGCGGCGATGCAGGCCGCGCTGGCGGCGCTCGACATCGACTCGCTGGTGGTTGCTGGCGGGGCCACCCGGGTGCGCGTGCACGGCCATGTCGGCACGCCGCAAACCCTGTTCGATGCCTGCGCGACGTTCGGCAATGTCGAGGCGATGAAGGCCGACGACATGGTGCTGCAGCAGCGCAGCGCGGAATCGCCGGGCAAGGTCGCTGTGGTCGCCGACAGCGCGGGCGACCTGCCTGCCGAAATCGCGGAGCGATACGGCATCCACATCGTGCCGGTACGCGTCAGCCTCGACGGGCGCGATTACCTGGATCGCCTTGGCCTGACCGCTGGCGAGTTCTACCGGCGCATGGCAATCAGCGAGAAATTGCCGCAAACCAGCCAGCCGCCAACCGGCGATTTCCGCCGCCTGTTCGAGCATGTGCTGGCCTACCAGCCCGGTGCGGTGTACGTGGGCCTGTCGCGGCCGCTATCCGGCACCCTTCAGGCCGGCGAAACCGCCGCGCGCGGATTCAGCAAGCCGGTGCGGGTGTTCGATACCGGTCATGCCTGTGCCGGCGAGGCCTTGCTGGCATGGCGCGCGGGCGAGATGGCCGATGCCGGCGCGGACGCCGATGCCATCGAAGCCGAGCTCGTGCGCCTGAAACCGTTGACTCGCACCTGGGCGCTGGCGCGCGACATCTCGCATGCGGTGCGCGGTGGCCGCATCCCGCGCTGGGCGGAACCGATGGTGCGTTACAGCGGCCTGCTGCCGATCGCCGCGATCAAGCCCGACGGCAAGCTGTCCATCGCCGGCGGGTTGTTCGCGCGCAAGCAGGCGCCGGAAGCCTTCGCCCGCTACATCGCCAAGCGCACGCCACGGGCGCAGGGCTGGCGGCTGATCGTGGGCCATAGCGATGCGTTGGCCGATGGCGAACGCTTGTTGGCCGCCTTGCGCGAACGCTTGCCCATCGCCGAAGCGCATCTGATCGAAGTCGGCCCGGCGGTCGGCGCACATGCAGGGCCCGGCACGTTGGTCGTGGGACTGCAACCCGCGCCGTTATGA
- a CDS encoding ATP-binding protein, giving the protein MASATPAVPPDDGAARRRRLRIAQPRSLQSRQLWAASVGLIAFLALAGYALDFAFQSTARSGMRERLHSYALAYANSDFARDGSVVPPYVPPDSRFMRPGSGLYAQIVLPAGEWDSDSAQGPRLPDGPMLQAGEQVFEGPLPLTQINGEPGQVFRYGYGLIYSGSNDARREFPYTVYILEDTTALGRQVAAFRSALWINLGGAGLVLLLLQMLVLRWSLRPLRDVISELKRVQSGTASRMSEAHPRELEPLTESINAFIETERENLDRQRNTLADLAHSLKTPLAVLRSRLDSDTGEQELREEVDTQLRRMNDMVGYQLARAARSGHQLFAAPIEIEPHAEQIVTGLEKVYAAKGVLCEFEIAPQARFHGEIGDLQELLGNLLENAFKWAKSRVLLTVAEGESAPNRRPGLSIRVEDDGPGIAEDRIAHVLQRGVRGDERVQGHGIGLAIVQDIVKSYRGELHVSRSQELGGAKFEIVLPPGL; this is encoded by the coding sequence ATGGCATCGGCCACTCCCGCCGTACCACCCGACGACGGCGCCGCAAGGCGCCGTCGTTTGCGTATCGCGCAGCCGCGTTCGTTGCAGTCGCGCCAGCTGTGGGCGGCCAGCGTGGGCCTGATCGCGTTCCTGGCGCTGGCCGGTTACGCGCTGGACTTCGCCTTTCAGAGCACCGCGCGCAGTGGCATGCGCGAGCGCCTGCACAGCTATGCCTTGGCGTACGCCAACAGCGACTTCGCCCGCGACGGCAGCGTGGTGCCGCCTTACGTTCCGCCGGATTCGCGCTTCATGCGCCCGGGCAGTGGCCTGTATGCGCAGATCGTGTTGCCGGCGGGCGAATGGGATTCGGATTCCGCGCAGGGGCCGCGCCTGCCGGACGGGCCGATGTTGCAGGCCGGCGAGCAGGTGTTCGAAGGCCCGTTGCCGCTGACCCAGATCAATGGCGAGCCGGGCCAGGTCTTCCGCTACGGCTATGGCTTGATCTACAGCGGCAGCAACGATGCGCGCCGCGAATTTCCCTATACCGTCTACATCCTGGAAGACACCACCGCACTGGGACGCCAGGTGGCGGCGTTCCGTTCGGCCTTGTGGATCAACCTGGGCGGCGCCGGCCTGGTGTTGCTGCTGTTGCAGATGCTGGTGTTGCGCTGGAGCCTGCGCCCGCTGCGCGACGTGATTTCCGAATTGAAGCGTGTGCAGTCCGGCACGGCATCGCGGATGAGCGAGGCGCACCCACGCGAATTGGAGCCGCTGACCGAGAGCATCAATGCCTTCATCGAAACCGAGCGCGAGAACCTCGATCGCCAGCGCAACACCCTGGCCGACCTGGCGCACAGCCTGAAGACGCCGCTGGCGGTATTGCGTTCGCGGCTGGACAGCGATACCGGCGAGCAGGAGCTGCGCGAGGAAGTCGATACCCAGTTGCGGCGCATGAACGACATGGTGGGCTACCAGTTGGCGCGCGCGGCGCGTTCGGGCCACCAGCTGTTCGCCGCGCCGATCGAGATCGAGCCGCATGCCGAGCAGATCGTCACCGGACTGGAAAAGGTCTACGCGGCCAAGGGCGTGCTCTGCGAATTCGAGATCGCGCCGCAGGCGCGCTTCCATGGCGAAATCGGCGATTTGCAGGAATTGCTCGGTAACCTGCTGGAAAACGCCTTCAAGTGGGCGAAGTCGCGGGTATTGCTGACCGTGGCCGAAGGCGAAAGCGCGCCGAACCGTCGTCCGGGCCTGTCGATCCGGGTCGAGGACGATGGCCCGGGCATCGCCGAGGATCGCATCGCCCACGTCCTGCAGCGCGGCGTGCGCGGCGATGAGCGCGTGCAGGGCCACGGCATCGGCTTGGCCATCGTGCAGGACATCGTCAAGAGCTATCGCGGCGAACTGCATGTGTCGCGTTCGCAGGAACTGGGTGGCGCGAAGTTCGAGATCGTGTTGCCGCCGGGGCTCTAA